One window of the Salvia splendens isolate huo1 chromosome 1, SspV2, whole genome shotgun sequence genome contains the following:
- the LOC121797778 gene encoding pentatricopeptide repeat-containing protein At3g48810 — protein sequence MYLKEGRSLLLKFHKPSIPFVLSSNPKFDFQAQNNTQNKDTVFIEECEVLKRLNNEKDIMMALDYFKYISNSNCFKHTPSTYRAMIEKLGLKGQIDAVQYLLEQMKLEGIACSEDLFISVIKCYSRVGASEQALETFYRICEFGCDPTVRIYNHLLDALLCEDRFRLITRLYGDMKRDGLEPNVYTYNILLKVLCKNNSFGGARRLLEEMSGKGCVPDDVSYTTVLSFLCRDGRVGEARDLVLRLVPCLPVYNVLIGGYCREGKIKVALKLLDEMVDRGVRPDVRTYSVVLNFVSDSGDFGAAFAILARMFVRGCDPNTQTFTSLIKGLSLRGRFIEAYDVLSRMLNDGILPNEITFNTLIHGLCLGGNMRDAFSLLDEMEANQCCPNVTTYSTLINGCARMGDLVGASEVWNKMVSRGCCPNVVAYTSMVDAHCRNSMFNEAYDLLETMKRDNCSPNTVTFNVLIKGLCARGRVDWAMELFDEMETHGCIPNVTTYNELLDGLFKAGNDMRAFELVSAMEERGVKLNTVTYNTIVHGLCTCGKLEEVWKLVGRMVVEGLRLNEFTLNILIHGYCKRGMIEPAARVLEMMRKIGLKPDIVGYSSLICGVCEYNDLDAASVYIDRMISDGIMPNFSLWSFLVRSLFSRIGVTKAAQHMNNVLDSNLYF from the coding sequence ATGTATTTGAAAGAGGGCCGTTCTCTTCTGTTAAAATTCCATAAACCCTCAATTCCTTTTGTTCTCAGCTCCAACCCCAAATTTGATTTTCAAGCACAAAACAATACTCAAAACAAAGATACAGTTTTTATTGAGGAATGTGAGGTGTTGAAAAGGTTGAATAATGAAAAGGATATCATGATGGCATTGGattatttcaaatatatatCCAATTCCAACTGTTTCAAGCACACCCCTTCAACTTACAGAGCTATGATTGAAAAACTAGGGCTCAAAGGGCAAATAGATGCTGTGCAATATCTTCTAGAACAGATGAAATTGGAAGGTATTGCTTGTTCTGAAGATTTGTTTATTAGTGTGATCAAGTGTTATAGTAGAGTAGGGGCGTCTGAGCAGGCGTTGGAGACGTTTTATAGGATTTGTGAGTTTGGTTGTGATCCAACGGTTAGGATTTACAATCATCTGTTGGATGCATTGCTGTGTGAGGATAGGTTTCGTTTGATTACTCGGTTGTATGGCGATATGAAGAGGGATGGGTTGGAGCCTAATGTTTATACGTATAACATCCTGTTGAAGGTGCTCTGCAAGAACAATAGCTTTGGTGGTGCTCGTAGGTTGCTTGAGGAGATGTCTGGTAAAGGGTGCGTGCCTGATGATGTGAGTTACACGACTGTTTTGTCGTTTTTGTGTAGAGATGGTAGAGTGGGAGAGGCTAGGGATTTGGTTTTGAGATTGGTTCCATGTTTGCCTGTTTATAACGTGTTGATTGGGGGTTATTGTCGAGAGGGGAAGATCAAGGTGGCGTTGAAGTTGTTGGATGAGATGGTGGATAGGGGTGTTAGGCCTGATGTTAGGACATATAGTGTTGTCTTGAATTTCGTTTCTGATTCAGGTGATTTTGGGGCTGCATTTGCTATCTTAGCCAGGATGTTTGTTCGAGGGTGTGATCCGAATACTCAAACGTTTACGTCTTTGATAAAGGGCTTGTCGTTGAGGGGTAGATTTATTGAGGCTTATGATGTTTTGAGTCGCATGTTGAATGATGGGATTTTGCCGAATGAGATTACATTCAACACGCTTATTCACGGCTTATGCTTGGGTGGGAATATGAGAGATGCGTTCTCTCTTCTTGATGAAATGGAGGCAAATCAGTGTTGCCCGAATGTCACAACATACTCAACCCTAATCAACGGGTGTGCAAGAATGGGGGATTTGGTTGGTGCGTCCGAGGTGTGGAACAAGATGGTATCTCGTGGGTGTTGTCCCAATGTTGTGGCGTACACGAGCATGGTGGATGCACACTGCAGAAACTCCATGTTCAACGAAGCTTATGATCTTCTTGAAACTATGAAGAGAGACAATTGCTCTCCCAACACGGTTACTTTCAACGTTTTGATCAAAGGCTTATGTGCCAGAGGCCGAGTTGATTGGGCTATGGAGTTGTTCGATGAGATGGAGACACACGGCTGCATACCTAATGTGACCACATACAACGAGCTCTTGGACGGTTTATTTAAGGCCGGCAACGACATGCGTGCTTTTGAGCTCGTTTCTGCAATGGAGGAACGGGGCGTGAAGCTCAACACGGTCACTTACAACACCATTGTTCACGGGCTGTGCACGTGTGGGAAGCTCGAGGAGGTGTGGAAACTAGTCGGGAGAATGGTGGTCGAGGGATTGAGGCTCAATGAATTTACATTGAATATTCTCATCCACGGCTACTGCAAGCGAGGTATGATCGAGCCTGCAGCTCGGGTTTTGGAGATGATGAGGAAGATCGGTTTGAAACCAGATATCGTCGGTTATAGTAGCCTTATTTGTGGGGTGTGTGAGTATAATGATTTAGACGCAGCTAGTGTTTATATTGATAGAATGATAAGTGATGGGATTATGCCAAATTTTTCACTTTGGAGTTTCTTGGTTAGAAGCTTGTTTAGTAGGATTGGAGTTACTAAAGCAGCTCAACATATGAATAATGTGTTGGATagcaatttatatttttga
- the LOC121797786 gene encoding serine carboxypeptidase-like 26, with protein MILLFIILAFVAALNAENLQKHEYENDRIVKLPGQPNSPHISQFSGYITVNEAHGRALFYWFFEAQSLPDKRPLLLWFNGGPGCSSIGYGAAVELGPLRVAKKGSILEFNENSWNKEANVIFVESPIGVGFSYTNTSSDFSNIDDKFVAKDAYTFLVKWLERFPHFKDRDFFISGESYAGHYVPQLAELVFDNNKDTHNYPYINLNGFIVGNPETNDYYDYKGLLEYAWSHAVISDEEYDKAKIACDFKLEHWSSACNAAMGLVFDHYNEIDIYNIYAPSCLLNTTSSFDNIVSRPTDSSLTTKLHNANGRMRLGPGGYDPCFSRNDEVYFNRRDVRDALHVSSGGLADGVKWKECNDSLFRAYNYSVFSVLPIYKKLIQGGLKIWIYSGDVDGRVPVIGSRYCIEALNLSVKTPWTTWFDDHQVAGRIAEYEGGFSFVTVRGAGHLVPLNKPKQALSLIQSYFYGHPLPTHR; from the exons ATGATCTTGTTATTCATAATATTAGCTTTTGTTGCAGCATTGAATGCTGAAAATCTGCAAAAACATGAATATGAAAATGATAGAATAGTGAAACTACCTGGCCAACCAAATAGTCCACATATATCACAGTTTTCAGGTTACATCACAGTTAATGAAGCTCATGGAAGAGCCCTTTTTTATTGGTTCTTTGAGGCCCAATCTCTCCCTGATAAAAGGCCTCTTCTCCTGTGGTTCAATGGAg GCCCTGGTTGTTCATCAATTGGATATGGAGCAGCTGTGGAGTTAGGGCCTCTTAGAGTTGCTAAAAAAGGAAGCATTCTTGAATTCAATGAAAATTCTTGGAATAAAG AAGCAAATGTGATATTTGTGGAATCTCCAATCGGGGTGGGATTCTCCTACACCAATACTTCCTCTGATTTCAGCAATATAGATGACAAATTTGTAG CCAAAGATGCCTACACCTTTCTAGTAAAATGGCTTGAAAGATTTCCACATTTCAAAGATCGCGACTTCTTCATATCAGGGGAGAGCTATGCCGGTCATTACGTGCCTCAGCTTGCCGAGCTAGTGTTCGACAACAACAAGGATACACACAACTATCCCTACATCAATCTCAACGGTTTCATT GTTGGAAATCCGGAGACGAACGACTACTATGACTACAAAGGATTGCTAGAGTATGCATGGAGCCATGCAGTTATATCAGATGAAGAATATGATAAGGCAAAAATAGCGTGTGATTTCAAGCTCGAACACTGGTCTAGCGCCTGCAACGCCGCCATGGGTCTAGTGTTCGATCATTACAACGAGATTgacatctacaacatctacgCCCCTTCTTGTCTCCTCAACACCACCTCCTCGTTTGATAACATTGTATCTAGGCCAACCGATTCCTCACTCACTACC AAATTACACAATGCAAATGGGAGAATGAGGCTGGGGCCGGGAGGGtacgacccctgcttctctaggAACGACGAGGTGTATTTCAATAGGAGGGATGTGCGAGACGCACTCCACGTTAGCAGCGGGGGACTGGCTGATGGGGTGAAATGGAAAGAATGCAA TGATTCATTGTTTAGAGCATACAACTACAGTGTATTTTCAGTCTTGCCAATATACAAGAAACTCATTCAAGGAGGCCTAAAGATTTGGATTTACAG TGGAGATGTAGATGGGAGAGTGCCGGTTATAGGTTCGCGCTACTGCATCGAAGCTCTCAATTTGAGCGTGAAGACGCCTTGGACCACTTGGTTCGATGACCATCAG GTAGCAGGGAGGATAGCGGAGTATGAAGGTGGGTTTAGCTTTGTGACAGTGAGAGGGGCAGGTCATCTTGTGCCTCTAAACAAGCCTAAACAAGCTCTCTCTCTCATCCAATCCTACTTTTATGGTCACCCTCTCCCTACACATAGATGA